One Xiphophorus hellerii strain 12219 chromosome 24, Xiphophorus_hellerii-4.1, whole genome shotgun sequence DNA window includes the following coding sequences:
- the hsf2bp gene encoding heat shock factor 2-binding protein isoform X1 → MSLYGGKSVDHNHKAKDAFVRVRKRDLEKLTTEVMQLREFLPRVLNGDLTEMLHKARRAETKKEHLEQEQNQLRQDCSHLQSRLEAAHSECQKEREEKLLLREQLWQSGAELQQQADFCSTLGSAACSLLWSGSSREETVAIWLADGKLPSFLIVAAQTLESFVKSMDDEIKTQPGDHNSQEHQFVLALVGTITNIAAATSGRDFLSSSGHVLLDTLMKLLQLMRPAVFPKLKVLMLMALYNVSISIKGLKFIIENKDLIPLIWTLLDDEHWEVCLHCLRLLQSMLLEEDVVLLLGSSLLDPELQARVGRLTSSLQPSLKATAQQTLEDLQALRGTQPCLKDGNLLNIWLFSVCLQSRVCFPGLVR, encoded by the exons ATGTCTTTATATGGCGGGAAATCCGTGGATCACAATCACAAGGCTAAG gatgCGTTTGTGAGAGTGCGGAAGAGGGATTTAGAGAAATTAACGACAGAAGTCATGCAGCTGAGGGAGTTCCTGCCCCGAGTTCTGAACGGTGATCTGACTGAAATGCTTCACAAAGCCCGGAGAGCAGAGACAA AGAAGGAACACCTGGAGCAGGAACAGAATCAGCTGAGACAGGACTGCTCACATCTTCAGTCCCGGCTGGAGGCAGCGCACTCTGAATgtcagaaagaaagagag gagaAGTTACTGTTGCGTGAGCAGCTGTGGCAGAGCGGAgcggagctgcagcagcaggccGACTTCTGCTCCACCCTGGGATCCGCAGCCTGCAGCCTCCTGTGGAGCGGCTCGTCCAGGGAGGAGACGGTGGCTATCTGGCTGGCTGAT GGAAAGCTCCCCTCCTTCCTGATTGTTGCTGCTCAGACTCTGGAGAGTTTCGTCAAGTCCATGGACGACGAGATAAAAACTCAACCCGGGGACCACAACTCTCAAGAGCACCAGTTTGTGTTGGCTCTGGTTGGGACAATCACAA ATATAGCAGCAGCAACATCTGGGCGGGACTTCCTGTCCAGCTCAGGACATGTCCTGCTGGACACGCtaatgaagctgctgcagctgatgagGCCTGCCGTCTTCCCCAAACTGAAAGT GTTGATGCTGATGGCTTTGTATAATGTGAGCATCAGCATTAAAGGACTGAAGTTCATCATTGAGAATAAAGATCTCATTCCACTCATCTGGACGCTGTTGGACG ATGAGCACTGGGAGGTGTGTCTCCACTGCCTGCGCCTCCTCCAGTCCATGCTGCTGGAGGAGGATGTTGTGCTGCTTCTCGGCTCCTCGTTGCTGGATCCGGAGCTCCAGGCTCGGGTTggccggctcacctccagcctgCAGCCCAGCCTGAAGGCCACAGCTCAGCAAACCCTGGAGGACCTGCAGGCCCTCCGAGGTACACAACCCTGCCTTAAAGATGGAAATCTGTTAAACATTTGGCTCTTCTCTGTGTGTTTACAAAGCcgtgtgtgttttccaggtctGGTTAGATAA
- the hsf2bp gene encoding heat shock factor 2-binding protein isoform X2 encodes MSLYGGKSVDHNHKAKDAFVRVRKRDLEKLTTEVMQLREFLPRVLNGDLTEMLHKARRAETKKEHLEQEQNQLRQDCSHLQSRLEAAHSECQKEREEKLLLREQLWQSGAELQQQADFCSTLGSAACSLLWSGSSREETVAIWLADGKLPSFLIVAAQTLESFVKSMDDEIKTQPGDHNSQEHQFVLALVGTITNIAAATSGRDFLSSSGHVLLDTLMKLLQLMRPAVFPKLKVLMLMALYNVSISIKGLKFIIENKDLIPLIWTLLDDEHWEVCLHCLRLLQSMLLEEDVVLLLGSSLLDPELQARVGRLTSSLQPSLKATAQQTLEDLQALRGLVR; translated from the exons ATGTCTTTATATGGCGGGAAATCCGTGGATCACAATCACAAGGCTAAG gatgCGTTTGTGAGAGTGCGGAAGAGGGATTTAGAGAAATTAACGACAGAAGTCATGCAGCTGAGGGAGTTCCTGCCCCGAGTTCTGAACGGTGATCTGACTGAAATGCTTCACAAAGCCCGGAGAGCAGAGACAA AGAAGGAACACCTGGAGCAGGAACAGAATCAGCTGAGACAGGACTGCTCACATCTTCAGTCCCGGCTGGAGGCAGCGCACTCTGAATgtcagaaagaaagagag gagaAGTTACTGTTGCGTGAGCAGCTGTGGCAGAGCGGAgcggagctgcagcagcaggccGACTTCTGCTCCACCCTGGGATCCGCAGCCTGCAGCCTCCTGTGGAGCGGCTCGTCCAGGGAGGAGACGGTGGCTATCTGGCTGGCTGAT GGAAAGCTCCCCTCCTTCCTGATTGTTGCTGCTCAGACTCTGGAGAGTTTCGTCAAGTCCATGGACGACGAGATAAAAACTCAACCCGGGGACCACAACTCTCAAGAGCACCAGTTTGTGTTGGCTCTGGTTGGGACAATCACAA ATATAGCAGCAGCAACATCTGGGCGGGACTTCCTGTCCAGCTCAGGACATGTCCTGCTGGACACGCtaatgaagctgctgcagctgatgagGCCTGCCGTCTTCCCCAAACTGAAAGT GTTGATGCTGATGGCTTTGTATAATGTGAGCATCAGCATTAAAGGACTGAAGTTCATCATTGAGAATAAAGATCTCATTCCACTCATCTGGACGCTGTTGGACG ATGAGCACTGGGAGGTGTGTCTCCACTGCCTGCGCCTCCTCCAGTCCATGCTGCTGGAGGAGGATGTTGTGCTGCTTCTCGGCTCCTCGTTGCTGGATCCGGAGCTCCAGGCTCGGGTTggccggctcacctccagcctgCAGCCCAGCCTGAAGGCCACAGCTCAGCAAACCCTGGAGGACCTGCAGGCCCTCCGAG gtctGGTTAGATAA